In Pseudomonas fluorescens, the following are encoded in one genomic region:
- a CDS encoding polysaccharide lyase family 7 protein, whose protein sequence is MIDLATWNLSVPVGSPPYTVETAKLVDGFKDQYFHSDTGTLFFWTPVTGSRTENAIYPRTELRETYSNGTLKNWYYPEADNLLYATLAVNQVPSSGKIVIGQIHAYQSQKPMVKVEYQYKTSTGTGNIVAKVRMHPDDDTGRVITVATGVKLDQEFNYLIHLSPGGALGISAAGYQWDTQISTTWRDKPLYFKAGVYVQDNTGYTTEGGKVTFSKLDIDHNQ, encoded by the coding sequence ATGATCGATCTCGCAACCTGGAACCTCAGCGTTCCCGTCGGCAGCCCGCCGTACACCGTCGAAACCGCCAAACTGGTGGATGGCTTCAAGGATCAATACTTCCATTCAGATACTGGCACATTGTTTTTCTGGACGCCCGTGACCGGCTCCCGTACCGAAAACGCGATTTATCCACGCACCGAATTGCGTGAAACCTACAGCAACGGCACGTTGAAAAACTGGTATTACCCGGAGGCCGACAATTTGTTGTATGCCACTCTGGCAGTAAACCAGGTGCCGAGTTCCGGGAAGATCGTCATCGGCCAGATCCATGCCTATCAAAGCCAGAAACCAATGGTGAAGGTCGAATACCAATACAAAACCAGTACAGGCACCGGCAATATCGTTGCCAAGGTCCGGATGCATCCCGATGACGATACAGGGCGGGTGATCACCGTTGCGACGGGGGTGAAACTCGACCAGGAGTTCAACTACCTCATTCACCTCAGCCCCGGTGGCGCCTTGGGCATCAGCGCGGCAGGTTATCAGTGGGATACGCAAATCAGCACAACCTGGCGCGACAAACCGCTGTACTTCAAGGCCGGGGTGTATGTGCAGGACAACACCGGGTACACCACTGAAGGCGGCAAAGTGACCTTCAGCAAGCTGGATATCGATCACAACCAGTAG
- the ligB gene encoding NAD-dependent DNA ligase LigB translates to MLPDLRLFFAVLLTFAHLTANATECPDWPSERAQNEVGKLQQQIDLWDDSYHRQGRSLVADELYDQSRARLTQWRHCFNLSPSADPLRTARGTLPHPIVHTGLDKLHDRPAVEKWLRDRVDVWVQPKIDGVAVTLVYRNGLLAQAISRGDGESGQDWTVPARQIPAIPQRLSQARDLIVQGELYWRLTDHVQARAGSLNARGSVAGLMARKILSTEQATNIDLFVWDWPQGPASVPARAVALTALGFPSTTAYSQPIASVVDAERWREHWYNSALPFASDGVVLRQNQRPAAERWQARSPYWAIAWKYPFAQALADVRKVHFRIGRTGRITPVLELTPIKLDDRQIKHVSVGSLQRWQALDIRPGDQVAISLAGLTIPRLDSVVLRSSERAELNVPLAADFHLLSCWQPTPGCESQFLARLTWLSSKQGLALPNVGPGTWEKLLATGRLNSLLDWLTLDAQELATIDGFGERSAARLADSFNRARQRPFAHWLKALGLPPTGQAHLGDSWQVLAQRDIEQWRAEADIGPGRAAQLNAFFRDPQVLALSETLRDAGIDGF, encoded by the coding sequence ATGCTTCCCGACCTGCGCCTGTTTTTCGCCGTTCTACTGACCTTTGCCCACCTGACCGCCAACGCCACCGAGTGCCCGGACTGGCCATCCGAACGCGCCCAGAACGAAGTCGGCAAACTGCAACAACAAATCGACCTCTGGGACGACAGCTATCACCGTCAGGGACGCTCACTGGTTGCCGATGAACTCTACGACCAGTCCCGCGCGCGACTCACCCAATGGCGCCACTGCTTCAATCTGAGCCCGTCCGCAGACCCCTTGCGCACTGCGCGTGGCACGCTGCCCCACCCCATCGTCCACACCGGCCTGGACAAACTGCACGATCGGCCCGCCGTGGAAAAATGGCTGCGTGACCGGGTGGACGTCTGGGTCCAGCCTAAAATCGATGGTGTGGCGGTGACCCTGGTTTACCGCAACGGTCTGTTGGCCCAGGCAATCAGCCGCGGCGACGGCGAGAGCGGTCAGGACTGGACGGTTCCTGCGCGGCAGATTCCGGCCATCCCGCAACGGCTATCGCAGGCCCGGGACTTGATCGTGCAAGGCGAATTGTATTGGCGCCTGACCGATCATGTACAGGCCCGGGCCGGTAGCCTCAATGCTCGTGGCTCGGTAGCCGGCCTGATGGCGCGCAAGATCTTGAGCACCGAACAGGCCACCAACATCGACTTGTTTGTCTGGGACTGGCCCCAAGGGCCGGCGAGCGTGCCCGCGCGTGCCGTGGCGCTGACTGCGCTGGGCTTCCCGAGTACCACGGCATACAGCCAGCCAATCGCCTCCGTCGTCGATGCCGAACGCTGGCGCGAACACTGGTATAACTCCGCCCTGCCCTTTGCCAGCGACGGCGTGGTCCTGCGCCAGAACCAGCGCCCAGCCGCCGAACGCTGGCAGGCCAGGTCACCCTACTGGGCCATCGCCTGGAAATACCCCTTCGCCCAGGCACTGGCCGATGTCCGCAAGGTTCATTTCAGGATCGGCCGGACCGGGCGAATCACTCCGGTACTTGAACTGACCCCGATAAAGCTCGATGACCGGCAGATCAAACACGTCAGCGTCGGTTCGTTGCAGCGCTGGCAGGCGCTGGACATCCGTCCGGGTGATCAGGTCGCCATCAGCCTGGCCGGGCTGACCATTCCCAGGCTCGATAGCGTTGTATTACGCAGCAGCGAGCGCGCCGAATTGAACGTGCCGCTGGCAGCAGACTTCCATTTATTGAGTTGCTGGCAACCGACTCCGGGCTGCGAGAGCCAGTTTCTCGCGCGCCTGACCTGGCTCAGCAGCAAACAGGGTCTGGCGCTGCCCAATGTGGGTCCGGGTACCTGGGAAAAACTTCTTGCAACAGGTCGCCTGAACAGTCTGCTGGATTGGTTGACCCTCGACGCCCAAGAGCTTGCTACCATTGACGGTTTCGGCGAGCGCAGCGCGGCTCGCCTTGCAGACAGCTTCAACCGAGCCCGGCAACGCCCGTTCGCGCACTGGCTCAAAGCCCTGGGATTGCCGCCGACAGGCCAGGCGCATCTCGGCGATTCATGGCAGGTACTGGCGCAGCGAGACATCGAACAATGGCGGGCCGAGGCCGATATCGGGCCAGGACGCGCGGCGCAACTGAACGCATTTTTCCGCGATCCGCAGGTTCTGGCCTTGAGTGAAACGTTACGTGATGCGGGGATTGACGGCTTTTAG
- the tkt gene encoding transketolase, translating to MPSRRERANAIRALSMDAVQKANSGHPGAPMGMADIAEVLWRDYLKHNPSNPSFADRDRFVLSNGHGSMLIYSLLHLTGYDLSIDDLKQFRQLHSRTPGHPELGYTPGVETTTGPLGQGLANAVGFALAEKVMAAQFNRPGHNIVDHHTYVFLGDGCMMEGISHEVASLAGTLGLGKLIAFYDDNGISIDGEVEGWFTDDTPKRFESYNWQVIRNVDGHDPEEIKTAIDTARKSDQPTLICCKTTIGFGSPNKQGKEDCHGAPLGDAEIALTRAALKWNHGPFEIPADIYAEWDAKEAGKAVEAEWDQRFAAYSAAFPAEASELVRRLSGDLPADFSEKASAYIAEVAAKGETIASRKASQNALNAFGPLLPEFLGGSADLAGSNLTLWKGCKGVTAEDASGNYMYYGVREFGMTAIMNGVALHGGLVPYGATFLMFMEYARNAVRMSALMKQRVIHVYTHDSIGLGEDGPTHQPIEQLASLRCTPNLDTWRPADAVESAVSWKYALERKDGPSALIFSRQNLQHQTRDAGQIADISRGGYVLKDCAGEPELILIATGSEVGLAVQAFDKLTEQGRKVRVVSMPCTSVFDAQEAGYKQSVLPLQVSARIAIEASHADYWYKYVGLEGRVIGMTTYGESAPAPALFEEFGFTLENILGQAEELLED from the coding sequence ATGCCTAGCCGTCGTGAGCGTGCCAACGCCATTCGTGCCCTCAGCATGGATGCCGTGCAAAAAGCCAACAGCGGCCATCCCGGTGCCCCGATGGGTATGGCGGATATCGCCGAGGTACTTTGGCGCGACTACCTCAAGCACAACCCGAGCAATCCATCGTTCGCCGACCGTGACCGCTTCGTGCTGTCCAACGGCCACGGCTCGATGCTGATCTACTCGCTGCTGCACCTGACCGGCTACGACCTGTCGATCGACGACCTGAAGCAGTTCCGTCAACTGCACAGCCGCACCCCGGGCCACCCGGAACTCGGCTACACCCCGGGCGTAGAAACCACCACCGGCCCACTGGGCCAAGGCCTGGCCAACGCCGTGGGTTTTGCCCTGGCTGAAAAAGTCATGGCAGCGCAGTTCAACCGTCCTGGCCACAACATTGTCGACCACCACACCTATGTGTTCCTGGGTGATGGCTGCATGATGGAAGGCATTTCCCACGAAGTCGCTTCCCTGGCCGGTACCCTGGGCCTGGGCAAGCTGATCGCCTTCTACGATGACAACGGCATCTCCATCGATGGCGAAGTCGAAGGCTGGTTCACCGACGACACGCCGAAGCGTTTTGAGTCCTACAACTGGCAAGTGATCCGCAACGTCGACGGTCACGACCCGGAAGAGATCAAGACGGCGATCGACACTGCGCGCAAAAGCGATCAGCCAACCCTGATCTGCTGCAAGACCACCATCGGCTTCGGTTCGCCGAACAAGCAAGGCAAGGAAGATTGCCACGGCGCCCCACTGGGTGACGCGGAAATCGCCCTGACCCGTGCAGCGCTGAAATGGAATCACGGCCCGTTCGAAATCCCGGCCGATATCTACGCCGAGTGGGATGCCAAGGAAGCAGGTAAAGCCGTGGAAGCCGAGTGGGATCAGCGTTTCGCTGCCTACTCCGCAGCATTCCCTGCCGAAGCCAGCGAACTGGTACGTCGTCTGAGCGGTGACCTGCCGGCTGACTTCTCGGAAAAAGCCTCGGCCTACATCGCCGAAGTGGCCGCCAAGGGCGAAACCATCGCCAGCCGTAAAGCCAGCCAGAATGCCCTGAACGCGTTCGGCCCGTTGCTGCCTGAGTTCCTCGGCGGTTCGGCTGACCTGGCCGGTTCCAACCTGACCCTGTGGAAAGGCTGCAAAGGCGTCACCGCCGAAGACGCCAGCGGCAACTACATGTACTACGGCGTGCGCGAGTTCGGCATGACCGCGATCATGAACGGCGTCGCCCTGCACGGCGGCCTGGTGCCTTACGGCGCGACCTTCCTGATGTTCATGGAATACGCGCGCAACGCAGTGCGCATGTCGGCCCTGATGAAGCAGCGGGTGATCCACGTCTACACCCACGACTCCATCGGTCTGGGCGAAGACGGCCCGACTCACCAGCCAATCGAGCAACTGGCCAGCCTGCGCTGCACGCCGAACCTCGATACCTGGCGCCCAGCCGACGCCGTTGAATCGGCGGTGAGCTGGAAGTACGCGCTGGAGCGCAAGGACGGTCCTTCGGCCCTGATCTTCTCGCGTCAGAACCTGCAGCACCAAACCCGTGACGCCGGCCAGATCGCCGACATCAGCCGTGGTGGCTATGTGCTCAAGGACTGCGCGGGCGAGCCTGAGCTGATCCTGATCGCTACCGGTTCGGAAGTCGGCCTGGCCGTTCAGGCCTTCGACAAACTGACCGAGCAGGGTCGCAAGGTTCGCGTGGTGTCCATGCCGTGCACCAGCGTGTTCGATGCCCAGGAAGCCGGCTACAAGCAATCGGTCCTGCCGTTGCAGGTCAGCGCCCGTATCGCCATCGAGGCTTCCCATGCGGACTACTGGTACAAGTACGTGGGCCTGGAAGGCCGCGTGATCGGCATGACCACCTACGGCGAGTCGGCGCCTGCGCCGGCCTTGTTCGAAGAGTTCGGCTTCACCCTGGAAAACATCCTGGGTCAGGCTGAAGAGCTGCTGGAAGACTGA
- a CDS encoding DUF1090 domain-containing protein, which yields MKFLSPLALLTLCSVLATPLMADEEAPGLTGCAAKKQGIVNQIELAKVHGNADQQAGLEKALSEVEANCTDASLKKERENKVLDAKHEVSKRQADLDKAMSKGDADKINKRKDKLADARKELQNALDELDK from the coding sequence ATGAAATTTCTTTCACCGCTCGCCCTGTTGACCCTTTGCAGCGTGCTGGCCACCCCGTTGATGGCGGACGAGGAAGCGCCGGGGCTGACCGGTTGCGCCGCCAAGAAGCAAGGTATCGTCAACCAGATCGAACTGGCCAAGGTCCACGGCAATGCCGACCAGCAGGCCGGCCTGGAAAAGGCCCTGAGCGAAGTCGAAGCCAACTGCACCGACGCCTCGCTGAAGAAGGAACGGGAAAACAAGGTGCTCGACGCCAAGCACGAAGTCAGCAAGCGTCAGGCGGACCTCGACAAGGCCATGAGCAAAGGCGACGCTGACAAGATCAACAAGCGCAAGGACAAACTCGCCGATGCCCGCAAGGAATTGCAGAACGCATTGGATGAGCTGGATAAGTAA
- a CDS encoding MliC family protein translates to MKGFIAVAALALLAGCTQLNLFQSSAPVDNWTTWTCDSQAKVLWRYTDDSLREVDVRLGGADQVYRLKQEPGASGSLYSNDMLAFHIKGEEGLVYWVATNDLIGRGCHL, encoded by the coding sequence ATGAAAGGTTTTATCGCAGTTGCGGCATTGGCGTTGTTGGCGGGTTGTACTCAGTTGAACCTGTTCCAGTCGTCCGCGCCTGTGGATAACTGGACCACCTGGACCTGCGACAGCCAGGCCAAAGTGCTGTGGCGCTACACCGACGACAGCCTTAGGGAAGTCGACGTGCGCCTGGGCGGTGCCGATCAGGTCTACCGCTTGAAGCAGGAACCGGGTGCATCGGGTTCGCTGTACAGCAATGACATGCTGGCGTTTCACATAAAAGGTGAGGAAGGCCTGGTTTACTGGGTCGCCACCAATGATTTGATTGGCCGTGGTTGTCACCTGTAG
- the metK gene encoding methionine adenosyltransferase, whose translation MSEYSLFTSESVSEGHPDKIADQISDAVLDAIIAEDKFARVACETLVKTGVAIIAGEVTTSAWVDLEQIVRDVITNIGYTSSDVGFDGATCGVMNIIGKQSPDINQGVDRAKPEDQGAGDQGLMFGYASNETDVLMPAPITFSHQLVQRQAEARKSGLLPWLRPDAKSQVTCRYENGKVVGIDAVVLSTQHNPEVSYNDLREGVMELIVKHVLPAELLSKDTQFHINPTGQFIIGGPVGDCGLTGRKIIVDSYGGMARHGGGAFSGKDPSKVDRSAAYAGRYVAKNIVAAGLAERCEIQVSYAIGVAQPTSISLNTFGTGKISDDKIVKLVREVFDLRPYAITTMLDLLHPMYQETAAYGHFGRTPATKTVGDDTFTTFTWEKTDRADALRSAAGL comes from the coding sequence ATGAGCGAATACTCCCTTTTCACCTCCGAGTCCGTGTCTGAAGGGCATCCGGACAAAATCGCCGACCAGATTTCTGATGCGGTGCTGGACGCCATCATTGCTGAAGACAAGTTCGCCCGTGTGGCGTGCGAGACTCTGGTGAAAACGGGCGTGGCGATCATCGCCGGCGAAGTCACCACTTCCGCCTGGGTTGACCTGGAGCAGATCGTTCGTGACGTGATCACCAACATCGGCTACACCAGCTCCGACGTCGGCTTCGACGGCGCGACCTGCGGCGTGATGAACATCATCGGCAAGCAGTCGCCCGACATCAACCAGGGTGTTGACCGTGCCAAGCCTGAAGATCAGGGCGCCGGCGACCAGGGCCTGATGTTCGGCTACGCCAGCAATGAAACCGACGTACTGATGCCTGCACCGATCACCTTCTCGCACCAGCTTGTACAAAGGCAAGCCGAAGCCCGTAAATCCGGCCTGCTGCCTTGGCTGCGTCCGGACGCCAAGTCGCAAGTGACCTGCCGTTACGAAAACGGCAAGGTTGTCGGTATCGACGCCGTCGTTCTGTCGACCCAGCACAATCCGGAAGTGTCGTACAACGACCTGCGCGAAGGCGTGATGGAGCTGATCGTCAAGCACGTGCTGCCTGCCGAACTGCTGAGCAAGGACACCCAGTTCCACATCAACCCGACCGGCCAGTTCATCATCGGCGGCCCGGTGGGTGACTGCGGCCTGACCGGTCGCAAGATCATCGTCGACAGCTACGGCGGCATGGCCCGTCACGGCGGTGGCGCGTTCTCCGGCAAGGATCCATCGAAGGTTGACCGTTCGGCGGCCTACGCCGGTCGTTACGTGGCCAAGAACATCGTCGCTGCCGGCCTGGCCGAGCGCTGCGAGATTCAGGTGTCCTACGCCATCGGCGTTGCCCAGCCGACGTCGATCTCGCTGAACACCTTCGGCACCGGCAAGATCAGCGATGACAAGATCGTCAAACTGGTCCGCGAAGTGTTCGACCTGCGTCCATATGCGATCACCACCATGCTCGACCTGCTGCACCCGATGTATCAGGAAACCGCTGCGTACGGCCACTTCGGTCGCACCCCGGCGACCAAGACCGTTGGTGACGACACCTTCACCACGTTCACCTGGGAAAAAACCGACCGCGCCGACGCTCTGCGTTCTGCTGCCGGCCTGTAA
- the fba gene encoding class II fructose-bisphosphate aldolase (catalyzes the reversible aldol condensation of dihydroxyacetonephosphate and glyceraldehyde 3-phosphate in the Calvin cycle, glycolysis, and/or gluconeogenesis) has protein sequence MALISMRQMLDHAAEFGYGVPAFNVNNLEQMRAIMEAADKTDSPVIVQASAGARKYAGAPFLRHLILAAIEEFPHIPVCMHQDHGTSPDVCQRSIQLGFSSVMMDGSLGEDGKTPTDYDYNVRVTQQTVAMAHACGVSVEGELGCLGSLETGMAGEEDGIGAEGVLDHSQMLTDPEEAADFVKRTQVDALAIAIGTSHGAYKFTKPPTGDVLAIDRIKEIHKRIPNTHLVMHGSSSVPQEWLAIINQYGGDIKETYGVPVEEIVEGIKHGVRKVNIDTDLRLASTGAMRRLMATNPSEFDPRKFFGATVTAMRDVCIARYEAFGTAGNASKIKAISLEGMYQRYLKGELNAKVN, from the coding sequence ATGGCACTTATCAGCATGCGCCAGATGCTGGACCACGCAGCCGAGTTCGGCTACGGCGTTCCAGCCTTCAACGTCAACAACCTTGAGCAGATGCGCGCCATCATGGAAGCCGCTGACAAGACTGACTCCCCGGTGATCGTCCAGGCTTCGGCCGGTGCTCGCAAATACGCCGGCGCACCGTTCCTGCGTCACCTGATCCTGGCAGCCATCGAAGAATTCCCGCACATTCCGGTGTGCATGCACCAGGACCACGGCACCAGCCCTGACGTCTGCCAGCGCTCCATTCAACTGGGCTTCAGCTCGGTGATGATGGACGGTTCCCTGGGCGAAGACGGCAAGACCCCGACCGACTACGACTACAACGTGCGTGTTACCCAACAAACCGTGGCCATGGCTCACGCCTGCGGCGTTTCGGTAGAAGGCGAGCTGGGCTGCCTGGGTTCGCTGGAAACCGGCATGGCCGGTGAAGAAGACGGCATCGGCGCCGAAGGCGTTCTGGATCACAGCCAGATGCTGACCGACCCGGAAGAAGCCGCTGACTTCGTAAAACGCACTCAGGTGGATGCCCTGGCCATCGCCATCGGTACCAGCCACGGCGCGTACAAGTTCACCAAGCCGCCTACCGGCGACGTGCTGGCCATCGACCGCATCAAGGAAATCCACAAGCGCATTCCGAACACTCACCTGGTGATGCACGGTTCGTCTTCGGTTCCGCAAGAGTGGCTGGCGATCATCAACCAGTACGGCGGCGACATCAAGGAAACCTACGGCGTACCGGTTGAAGAAATCGTCGAAGGCATCAAGCACGGCGTGCGCAAGGTCAACATCGACACCGACCTGCGTCTGGCATCCACTGGCGCAATGCGTCGCCTGATGGCTACCAACCCGAGCGAGTTCGACCCGCGTAAATTCTTTGGCGCGACCGTCACTGCCATGCGCGACGTGTGTATCGCTCGCTACGAAGCCTTCGGCACTGCCGGCAACGCTTCGAAGATCAAGGCGATCTCGTTGGAAGGGATGTACCAGCGTTACCTGAAGGGTGAGTTGAACGCCAAGGTCAACTAA
- the epd gene encoding erythrose-4-phosphate dehydrogenase, with amino-acid sequence MPQPRPYKVALNGYGRIGRCVLRALFERGDKAGFEIVAINDLADMASIEYLTRFDSTHGRFPGEVKVDGDCLHINGDCVKVLRSATPEGIDWASLGVDLVLECSGAYHTREDGRRFLDAGAPRVLFSQPMASETDVDATIVYGVNQDCLTGDELLVSNASCTTNCGVPLLRLLNQAIGLDYVSITTIHSAMNDQPVIDAYHHEDLRRTRSAFQSVIPVSTGLARGIERLLPELAGRIQAKAVRVPTVNVSCLDITMQTATATDATEVNRILREAATSGPLKGLLAYTELPHASCDFNHDPHSAIVDASQTRVSGPRLVNILAWFDNEWGFANRMLDVAEHYLQTAISKKP; translated from the coding sequence ATGCCTCAACCGCGTCCTTACAAAGTTGCACTCAACGGCTACGGCCGGATTGGTCGTTGCGTCTTGCGTGCGTTGTTCGAGCGAGGCGACAAGGCCGGGTTCGAGATTGTCGCGATCAACGATCTGGCAGACATGGCCAGCATCGAATACCTGACACGTTTCGACTCCACCCATGGCCGGTTCCCCGGCGAAGTGAAGGTCGACGGCGATTGTCTGCATATCAATGGCGACTGCGTGAAGGTCCTGCGCAGTGCCACCCCCGAAGGCATCGATTGGGCGTCCCTGGGCGTCGATCTGGTGCTGGAGTGCTCCGGCGCTTATCACACTCGCGAAGATGGCCGGCGTTTCCTCGACGCCGGCGCCCCGCGTGTGCTGTTTTCCCAGCCGATGGCCAGCGAGACGGATGTAGACGCGACCATCGTCTATGGCGTGAACCAGGATTGCCTGACCGGCGACGAGTTGCTGGTGTCCAACGCGTCCTGCACCACCAACTGCGGCGTGCCGCTGTTGCGCCTGCTGAATCAGGCCATTGGCCTGGACTACGTGTCGATCACCACCATTCACTCGGCGATGAACGATCAGCCGGTCATCGATGCCTATCACCACGAAGACCTGCGCCGCACCCGTTCGGCGTTCCAGTCGGTGATTCCGGTGTCCACCGGTCTGGCGCGTGGTATCGAACGGCTGCTGCCGGAACTTGCCGGACGAATTCAGGCCAAAGCCGTGAGGGTGCCGACGGTCAACGTGTCCTGCCTCGATATCACGATGCAGACCGCCACCGCGACCGACGCCACCGAGGTCAACCGGATCCTGCGCGAAGCCGCCACCAGCGGCCCGCTCAAAGGCCTGCTGGCCTACACCGAGCTACCCCACGCAAGCTGTGATTTCAACCATGACCCACATTCGGCCATCGTCGATGCCAGTCAGACCCGCGTTTCCGGCCCACGGCTGGTGAACATCCTGGCCTGGTTCGACAACGAATGGGGTTTTGCCAACCGAATGCTGGACGTTGCAGAACACTATCTGCAAACAGCAATTTCAAAAAAACCGTAG
- a CDS encoding phosphoglycerate kinase, producing the protein MTVLKMSDLDLQGKRVLIREDLNVPVKDGVVTSDARILASLPTIKLALEKGAAVMVCSHLGRPTEGEFSAENSLKPVADYLSRALGREVPLVADYLGGVDVKAGDIVLFENVRFNKGEKKNADELAQQYAALCDVFVMDAFGTAHRAEGSTHGVAKFAKVAAAGPLLAAELDALGKALGAPAQPMAAIVAGSKVSTKLDVLNSLSQICNQLIVGGGIANTFLAAAGHPVGKSLYEPDLLDTARAIAAKVSVPLPVDVVVAKEFAESAVATVKLIADVAADDMILDIGPQTAANFAELLKSSQTILWNGPVGVFEFDQFGNGTKVLAQAIADSAAFSIAGGGDTLAAIDKYGVAEQISYISTGGGAFLEFVEGKVLPAVEVLESRAKA; encoded by the coding sequence ATGACCGTGTTGAAGATGTCCGACCTCGATCTGCAAGGTAAGCGCGTATTGATCCGCGAAGACCTCAACGTCCCAGTCAAGGACGGTGTTGTCACCAGCGATGCGCGTATCCTGGCCTCGCTGCCGACCATCAAGCTGGCCCTGGAAAAAGGCGCGGCCGTGATGGTCTGCTCGCACCTTGGCCGTCCGACCGAAGGCGAGTTCTCGGCCGAGAACAGCCTCAAGCCAGTCGCTGACTACTTGAGCCGTGCTCTGGGGCGTGAAGTGCCGCTGGTGGCCGATTACCTGGGCGGTGTTGACGTGAAAGCGGGCGACATCGTGCTGTTCGAAAACGTGCGCTTCAACAAAGGCGAGAAAAAGAACGCCGACGAACTGGCCCAGCAATACGCCGCCCTGTGCGACGTGTTCGTGATGGACGCCTTCGGCACCGCTCACCGTGCCGAGGGTTCGACCCACGGCGTGGCCAAGTTCGCCAAAGTCGCTGCTGCCGGCCCGCTGCTGGCCGCTGAACTGGACGCACTGGGCAAAGCCCTGGGCGCCCCGGCCCAGCCAATGGCGGCCATCGTCGCCGGCTCCAAGGTGTCGACCAAACTCGACGTGCTGAACAGCCTGAGCCAGATCTGCAACCAGTTGATCGTTGGTGGCGGCATCGCCAACACCTTCCTGGCCGCTGCCGGTCATCCGGTCGGTAAATCCCTGTACGAGCCGGACCTGCTGGACACCGCTCGCGCCATCGCCGCCAAGGTCAGCGTACCGCTGCCAGTGGACGTAGTGGTTGCCAAGGAATTCGCCGAAAGCGCCGTTGCGACCGTCAAGCTGATCGCTGACGTTGCTGCCGACGACATGATCCTGGACATCGGTCCGCAGACCGCGGCGAATTTCGCCGAGTTGCTGAAGTCGTCGCAAACCATCCTGTGGAACGGTCCGGTCGGCGTGTTCGAATTCGATCAGTTCGGTAACGGCACCAAAGTCCTGGCCCAGGCCATCGCGGACAGCGCAGCGTTCTCCATTGCCGGCGGTGGCGACACCCTGGCCGCCATTGACAAGTATGGTGTGGCCGAGCAGATCTCCTACATCTCTACCGGCGGTGGCGCGTTCCTCGAATTCGTCGAAGGCAAAGTGCTGCCAGCCGTTGAAGTCCTGGAAAGCCGGGCCAAGGCCTGA
- a CDS encoding metalloregulator ArsR/SmtB family transcription factor codes for MNLRVPSIQHDDCDELAALCKAGGDPLRLNVLRALANDSFGVLELAQIFGIGQSGMSHHLKVLAQADLVATRREGNAIFYRRALPHTELLGGKLHAALLEEVDNLTLPADVQSRIAQVHGQRAAASQDFFSRVAEKFRAQQDLIAGLPQYRESVVALLDKLSFDKDATAIEVGPGDGAFLPELARRFAQVTALDNSSAMLELARQVCERDKLTNVSLQLADALNGVSLKADCVVLNMVLHHFAAPADALKHMANLLQSGGSLLVTELCSHNQSWAKEACGDLWLGFEQDDLARWATAAGLVPGESLYVGLRNGFQIQVRHFQRPAGDTHHR; via the coding sequence ATGAATTTACGCGTGCCCTCCATTCAACATGACGATTGCGATGAGCTGGCGGCCTTGTGCAAGGCTGGTGGCGATCCCCTGCGTTTGAATGTTTTGCGCGCACTGGCCAACGATTCGTTCGGTGTGCTGGAGCTGGCGCAGATCTTCGGTATCGGCCAGTCAGGCATGAGCCACCACCTCAAGGTACTGGCCCAGGCCGACCTGGTGGCAACGCGCCGCGAAGGCAATGCGATTTTCTACCGTCGCGCCCTGCCCCATACCGAACTGCTGGGCGGCAAATTGCACGCAGCCCTGCTCGAAGAAGTGGACAACCTGACGCTACCGGCCGACGTACAGTCGCGTATCGCCCAGGTCCATGGGCAACGGGCGGCCGCCAGCCAGGACTTTTTCTCACGGGTTGCGGAGAAGTTTCGCGCCCAGCAAGACTTGATCGCCGGCCTGCCGCAATACCGCGAAAGCGTGGTGGCCCTGCTCGACAAGCTGAGCTTCGACAAAGACGCCACGGCCATTGAAGTCGGCCCCGGCGATGGCGCATTCCTGCCGGAACTGGCGCGCCGCTTCGCGCAGGTCACGGCGCTGGATAACAGCAGCGCGATGCTCGAACTGGCGCGCCAGGTCTGCGAACGCGACAAGCTGACTAACGTTAGCCTGCAACTGGCCGATGCATTGAACGGCGTCAGCCTCAAGGCCGATTGCGTGGTACTGAACATGGTGCTGCACCATTTTGCCGCGCCGGCCGATGCGCTCAAGCACATGGCCAATTTGCTGCAATCAGGCGGTAGCCTGCTAGTGACAGAGTTATGTAGCCACAACCAGAGTTGGGCCAAGGAGGCCTGCGGTGATCTCTGGTTGGGGTTTGAACAGGACGATCTGGCCCGTTGGGCCACCGCTGCGGGACTCGTTCCCGGGGAAAGCCTCTATGTAGGCTTACGTAATGGTTTCCAGATCCAGGTCCGCCATTTTCAGCGGCCGGCTGGCGACACTCACCATCGGTAA